In one window of Canis aureus isolate CA01 chromosome 36, VMU_Caureus_v.1.0, whole genome shotgun sequence DNA:
- the ASNSD1 gene encoding asparagine synthetase domain-containing protein 1 isoform X1: MCGICCSVSFSVENFSKDLKEDLLYRLSRRGPDSSKQLVKSSVGYQCLFSGHVLHLRGVLTAQPVEDERGDVFLWNGEVFSGIKFEAGENDTQIMFNYLSSCKNESDILSLFSEVQGPWSFIYYQASSHHLWFGRDFFGRRSLLWHFSDLGRSFCLSSVGAQTSGEVNQWQEVPASGIFRIDLKSTSISKSLVLKLYPWKSIPGENVIKECVHSLIQISANLPTFVSVVANEAKLYLKKPVVPLNTMMPQAPLAIPCINIAGVLPTRETLQRLLTDGRMKEVVQQFIDVLSVSVKRRVLCLPRDEKLTPSEALKACDRKANVAILFSGGIDSMVIAALADHHVPLDEPIDLLNVAFRTKEKTVLTGFNKKRKKQKSHCEIPSEESSKNDDDSPDKQFCVPDRVTGRVGLKELQAANPARIWNFVEINVSLEELQELRRTQICHLVQPLDTVLDDSIGCAVWFASRGVGWLVTQDGVRSYQSAAKVVLTGIGADEQLAGYSRHRVRFQTHGMEGLNEEIEMELGRISSRNLGRDDRVIGDHGKEARFPFLDENVVSFLNSLPVWKKADLTLPRGIGEKLILRLAAVELGLTTCALLPKRAMQFGSRIAKMEKNNEKASDKCGRLQVISLEDLSIEKEIEV, translated from the exons ATGTGTGGCATTTGTTGTTCTGTGAGCTTTTCTGTTGAGAATTTCAGCAAAGATTTGAAAGAGGATTTACTGTATAGGCTTAGCCGGCGGGGACCCGACAGTAGTAAACAGTTGGTAAAGTCTAGTGTTGGCTACCAGTGTTTATTTTCTGGTCATGTCCTTCACTTAAGAGGTGTTCTGACTGCCCAGCCTGTGGAAGATGAAAGAGGCGATGTGTTCCTGTGGAATGGAGAAGTCTTTAGTGGCATAAAGTTTGAAGCTGGAGAGAATGATACTCAAATCATGTTTAACTACCTTTCCTCTTGCAAGAATGAATCTGATATTTTGTCACTCTTCTCAGAAGTGCAAGGTCCTTGGTCTTTTATATACTATCAAGCATCCAGTCATCATTTGTGGTTTGGTAGGGACTTTTTTGGTCGCCGCAGCCTGCTTTGGCATTTTAGTGATTTGGGCagaagtttctgcctctcttcagTTGGTGCCCAGACATCCGGAGAGGTGAATCAGTGGCAAGAAGTTCCAGCCTCTGGAATTTTCAGAATTGATCTCAAGTCTACTTCCATTTCCAAATCTCTGGTTTTAAAACTGTACCCTTGGAAATCTATTCCTGGGGAGAATGTTATCAAAGAATGTGTTCATAGCCTGATTCAAATTTCAGCAAACTTGCCAACATTTGTATCAGTGGTAGCAAATGAAGCCAAACTATATCTTAAAAAACCTGTTGTTCCTTTAAATACGATGATGCCACAAGCTCCACTTGCAATTCCTTGCATTAACATCGCTGGTGTCCTACCTACAAGGGAAACACTTCAGAGGCTTCTTACTGATGGACGCATGAAGGAAGTAGTTCAGCAGTTCATTGACGTCCTGAGTGTCTCAGTGAAGAGACGGGTCTTGTGTTTACCCAGGGATGAAAAACTGACACCAAGTGAGGCTTTGAAAGCTTGTGATAGGAAAGCAAATGTTGCAATCCTGTTTTCTGGGGGTATCGATTCCATGGTTATTGCAGCCCTTGCTGACCATCATGTACCTTTAGATGAACCCATCGATCTTCTTAACGTGGCTTTCAGGACTAAAGAAAAGACCGTATTAACTGGTTttaacaaaaagaggaaaaaacagaaaagtcatTGTGAAATACCTTCTGAAGAATCCTCTAAAAATGACGATGATAGTCCTGATAAACAGTTCTGTGTACCAGATCGTGTCACAGGAAGAGTAGGCCTGAAGGAACTGCAAGCGGCTAACCCTGCCCGGATTTGGAATTTTGTTGAAATTAATGTTTCTCTGGAAGAACTGCAAGAATTAAGAAGGACTCAAATATGCCACTTAGTCCAGCCCTTGGACACAGTGTTGGATGATAGCATTGGCTGTGCAGTCTGGTTTGCTTCTAGAGGAGTTGGTTGGTTAGTGACCCAGGATGGGGTGAGGTCCTATCAGAGCGCTGCAAAG GTAGTTCTTACTGGAATTGGTGCTGATGAGCAACTTGCAGGTTATTCTCGCCATCGCGTGCGCTTTCAGACACATGGGatggaaggattaaatgaggaaattgagatggAACTGGGACGAATATCGTCTAGAAATCTTGGTCGTGATGACAGAGTTATTGGTGATCACGGAAAAGAAGCAAG atttcctTTCCTGGATGAAAATGTCGTCTCCTTTCTAAATTCCCTACCAGTTTGGAAAAAGGCAGACTTGACTTTACCCCGTGGAATTGGTGAAAAACTGATTTTGCGTCTTGCAGCAGTGGAACTTGGCTTAACAACTTGTGCTCTTCTGCCAAAACGGGCCATGCAGTTTGGATCCAGAATtgcaaaaatggaaaagaataatgaaaaggcATCTGATAAATGTGGAAGGCTCCAGGTCATTTCCTTAGAAGACCTCTCTATTGAAAAGGAGATTGAAGTGTAA
- the ASNSD1 gene encoding asparagine synthetase domain-containing protein 1 isoform X2, translating to MCGICCSVSFSVENFSKDLKEDLLYRLSRRGPDSSKQLVKSSVGYQCLFSGHVLHLRGVLTAQPVEDERGDVFLWNGEVFSGIKFEAGENDTQIMFNYLSSCKNESDILSLFSEVQGPWSFIYYQASSHHLWFGRDFFGRRSLLWHFSDLGRSFCLSSVGAQTSGEVNQWQEVPASGIFRIDLKSTSISKSLVLKLYPWKSIPGENVIKECVHSLIQISANLPTFVSVVANEAKLYLKKPVVPLNTMMPQAPLAIPCINIAGVLPTRETLQRLLTDGRMKEVVQQFIDVLSVSVKRRVLCLPRDEKLTPSEALKACDRKANVAILFSGGIDSMVIAALADHHVPLDEPIDLLNVAFRTKEKTVLTGFNKKRKKQKSHCEIPSEESSKNDDDSPDKQFCVPDRVTGRVGLKELQAANPARIWNFVEINVSLEELQELRRTQICHLVQPLDTVLDDSIGCAVWFASRGVGWLVTQDGVRSYQSAAKVVLTGIGADEQLAGYSRHRVRFQTHGMEGLNEEIEMELGRISSRNLGRDDRVIGDHGKEARVRAPGFASGRSCKYRARLT from the exons ATGTGTGGCATTTGTTGTTCTGTGAGCTTTTCTGTTGAGAATTTCAGCAAAGATTTGAAAGAGGATTTACTGTATAGGCTTAGCCGGCGGGGACCCGACAGTAGTAAACAGTTGGTAAAGTCTAGTGTTGGCTACCAGTGTTTATTTTCTGGTCATGTCCTTCACTTAAGAGGTGTTCTGACTGCCCAGCCTGTGGAAGATGAAAGAGGCGATGTGTTCCTGTGGAATGGAGAAGTCTTTAGTGGCATAAAGTTTGAAGCTGGAGAGAATGATACTCAAATCATGTTTAACTACCTTTCCTCTTGCAAGAATGAATCTGATATTTTGTCACTCTTCTCAGAAGTGCAAGGTCCTTGGTCTTTTATATACTATCAAGCATCCAGTCATCATTTGTGGTTTGGTAGGGACTTTTTTGGTCGCCGCAGCCTGCTTTGGCATTTTAGTGATTTGGGCagaagtttctgcctctcttcagTTGGTGCCCAGACATCCGGAGAGGTGAATCAGTGGCAAGAAGTTCCAGCCTCTGGAATTTTCAGAATTGATCTCAAGTCTACTTCCATTTCCAAATCTCTGGTTTTAAAACTGTACCCTTGGAAATCTATTCCTGGGGAGAATGTTATCAAAGAATGTGTTCATAGCCTGATTCAAATTTCAGCAAACTTGCCAACATTTGTATCAGTGGTAGCAAATGAAGCCAAACTATATCTTAAAAAACCTGTTGTTCCTTTAAATACGATGATGCCACAAGCTCCACTTGCAATTCCTTGCATTAACATCGCTGGTGTCCTACCTACAAGGGAAACACTTCAGAGGCTTCTTACTGATGGACGCATGAAGGAAGTAGTTCAGCAGTTCATTGACGTCCTGAGTGTCTCAGTGAAGAGACGGGTCTTGTGTTTACCCAGGGATGAAAAACTGACACCAAGTGAGGCTTTGAAAGCTTGTGATAGGAAAGCAAATGTTGCAATCCTGTTTTCTGGGGGTATCGATTCCATGGTTATTGCAGCCCTTGCTGACCATCATGTACCTTTAGATGAACCCATCGATCTTCTTAACGTGGCTTTCAGGACTAAAGAAAAGACCGTATTAACTGGTTttaacaaaaagaggaaaaaacagaaaagtcatTGTGAAATACCTTCTGAAGAATCCTCTAAAAATGACGATGATAGTCCTGATAAACAGTTCTGTGTACCAGATCGTGTCACAGGAAGAGTAGGCCTGAAGGAACTGCAAGCGGCTAACCCTGCCCGGATTTGGAATTTTGTTGAAATTAATGTTTCTCTGGAAGAACTGCAAGAATTAAGAAGGACTCAAATATGCCACTTAGTCCAGCCCTTGGACACAGTGTTGGATGATAGCATTGGCTGTGCAGTCTGGTTTGCTTCTAGAGGAGTTGGTTGGTTAGTGACCCAGGATGGGGTGAGGTCCTATCAGAGCGCTGCAAAG GTAGTTCTTACTGGAATTGGTGCTGATGAGCAACTTGCAGGTTATTCTCGCCATCGCGTGCGCTTTCAGACACATGGGatggaaggattaaatgaggaaattgagatggAACTGGGACGAATATCGTCTAGAAATCTTGGTCGTGATGACAGAGTTATTGGTGATCACGGAAAAGAAGCAAG GGTCAGAGCACCCGGCTTTGCCTCTGGACGTTCCTGTAAGTATCGGGCCAGACTGACGTAA
- the ASNSD1 gene encoding asparagine synthetase domain-containing protein 1 isoform X3 gives MCGICCSVSFSVENFSKDLKEDLLYRLSRRGPDSSKQLVKSSVGYQCLFSGHVLHLRGVLTAQPVEDERGDVFLWNGEVFSGIKFEAGENDTQIMFNYLSSCKNESDILSLFSEVQGPWSFIYYQASSHHLWFGRDFFGRRSLLWHFSDLGRSFCLSSVGAQTSGEVNQWQEVPASGIFRIDLKSTSISKSLVLKLYPWKSIPGENVIKECVHSLIQISANLPTFVSVVANEAKLYLKKPVVPLNTMMPQAPLAIPCINIAGVLPTRETLQRLLTDGRMKEVVQQFIDVLSVSVKRRVLCLPRDEKLTPSEALKACDRKANVAILFSGGIDSMVIAALADHHVPLDEPIDLLNVAFRTKEKTVLTGFNKKRKKQKSHCEIPSEESSKNDDDSPDKQFCVPDRVTGRVGLKELQAANPARIWNFVEINVSLEELQELRRTQICHLVQPLDTVLDDSIGCAVWFASRGVGWLVTQDGVRSYQSAAKVVLTGIGADEQLAGYSRHRVRFQTHGMEGLNEEIEMELGRISSRNLGRDDRVIGDHGKEASNFQR, from the exons ATGTGTGGCATTTGTTGTTCTGTGAGCTTTTCTGTTGAGAATTTCAGCAAAGATTTGAAAGAGGATTTACTGTATAGGCTTAGCCGGCGGGGACCCGACAGTAGTAAACAGTTGGTAAAGTCTAGTGTTGGCTACCAGTGTTTATTTTCTGGTCATGTCCTTCACTTAAGAGGTGTTCTGACTGCCCAGCCTGTGGAAGATGAAAGAGGCGATGTGTTCCTGTGGAATGGAGAAGTCTTTAGTGGCATAAAGTTTGAAGCTGGAGAGAATGATACTCAAATCATGTTTAACTACCTTTCCTCTTGCAAGAATGAATCTGATATTTTGTCACTCTTCTCAGAAGTGCAAGGTCCTTGGTCTTTTATATACTATCAAGCATCCAGTCATCATTTGTGGTTTGGTAGGGACTTTTTTGGTCGCCGCAGCCTGCTTTGGCATTTTAGTGATTTGGGCagaagtttctgcctctcttcagTTGGTGCCCAGACATCCGGAGAGGTGAATCAGTGGCAAGAAGTTCCAGCCTCTGGAATTTTCAGAATTGATCTCAAGTCTACTTCCATTTCCAAATCTCTGGTTTTAAAACTGTACCCTTGGAAATCTATTCCTGGGGAGAATGTTATCAAAGAATGTGTTCATAGCCTGATTCAAATTTCAGCAAACTTGCCAACATTTGTATCAGTGGTAGCAAATGAAGCCAAACTATATCTTAAAAAACCTGTTGTTCCTTTAAATACGATGATGCCACAAGCTCCACTTGCAATTCCTTGCATTAACATCGCTGGTGTCCTACCTACAAGGGAAACACTTCAGAGGCTTCTTACTGATGGACGCATGAAGGAAGTAGTTCAGCAGTTCATTGACGTCCTGAGTGTCTCAGTGAAGAGACGGGTCTTGTGTTTACCCAGGGATGAAAAACTGACACCAAGTGAGGCTTTGAAAGCTTGTGATAGGAAAGCAAATGTTGCAATCCTGTTTTCTGGGGGTATCGATTCCATGGTTATTGCAGCCCTTGCTGACCATCATGTACCTTTAGATGAACCCATCGATCTTCTTAACGTGGCTTTCAGGACTAAAGAAAAGACCGTATTAACTGGTTttaacaaaaagaggaaaaaacagaaaagtcatTGTGAAATACCTTCTGAAGAATCCTCTAAAAATGACGATGATAGTCCTGATAAACAGTTCTGTGTACCAGATCGTGTCACAGGAAGAGTAGGCCTGAAGGAACTGCAAGCGGCTAACCCTGCCCGGATTTGGAATTTTGTTGAAATTAATGTTTCTCTGGAAGAACTGCAAGAATTAAGAAGGACTCAAATATGCCACTTAGTCCAGCCCTTGGACACAGTGTTGGATGATAGCATTGGCTGTGCAGTCTGGTTTGCTTCTAGAGGAGTTGGTTGGTTAGTGACCCAGGATGGGGTGAGGTCCTATCAGAGCGCTGCAAAG GTAGTTCTTACTGGAATTGGTGCTGATGAGCAACTTGCAGGTTATTCTCGCCATCGCGTGCGCTTTCAGACACATGGGatggaaggattaaatgaggaaattgagatggAACTGGGACGAATATCGTCTAGAAATCTTGGTCGTGATGACAGAGTTATTGGTGATCACGGAAAAGAAGCAAG TAATTTTCAAAGGTGA
- the LOC144306068 gene encoding uncharacterized protein LOC144306068 has product MGIKEAACEEQWLLHLANKRPTPPALTPAAGRAPRPPPPPPSRRPFPRSRPPRPRSGVHVTHDHVRPRGRARRSRRDPPAPTAGPTRSRAHARNCPVAAAGGRGRSSQCASAASEPAGKGAGPGARRRGGGRGGAAGGGEMPGGAPRPEEGAARGKDELGSRKPRLPQAAAACSARENVSLPEPVAGSPPGRRRPPLSGSPFREASSDSLFLEAPFRQPLPAAPSGKPSSGKPSSRTSSWKLPSSSPLPAAPSGKPSSSSLLPESPLPGSPLPAAPFQQPPSGSPFREALFWQPPSEKPLPAAPSRQPLPGSPFWEALFLEAPFQQPSSGSPFREALFRQPLPGSPLPADPSGKPSSDSLSLEAPFRQPPSGSLFLEAPSGKPSSGSPLPGSPFQQPRPGSPFREAPSGKPSSWKPPSGSPFREALFGQPLPGSPLPAAPSRQPPSRGAPAVGAARTGRLWLCPVSASEPVESAERLPAAADADGRAVGPGTRESRGWRLGRAGAPGAAAVAARVLLDTPRLKNKKLLWMNFLT; this is encoded by the exons ATGGGTATTAAAGAGGCCGCTTGTGAAGAGCAGTGgctgttacat ctagcaaaCAAGCGGCCCACCCCCCCCGCGCTCACACCTGCTGCGGGGCGGGCACCGCgtccaccgccgccgccgcccagcaGGCGGCCTTTCCCGCGCTCCCGCCCTCCGCGTCCCCGCTCGGGGGTGCACGTCACGCACGACCACGTAAGGCCACGAGGGCGCGCCCGTCGCAGCCGCCGTGACCCGCCAGCTCCCACCGCCGGGCCCACGCGCTCCCGTGCGCACGCGCGCAACTGCCCCGTCGCCGCCGCCGGAGGGCGCGGGCGTTCCAGCCAGTGCGCAAGCGCCGCGAGTGAGCCTGccgggaagggggcggggccaggggcgcGCAGGCgcggaggcgggcgggggggcgcggcTGGCGGCGGGGAGATGCCCGGCGGGGCGCCGCGGCCCGAGGAGGGCGCCGCGCGGGGCAAGGACGAGCTCGGCAGCAGG AAACCCCGCCTGCCCCAGGCCGCAGCCGCGTGTTCCGCGCGGGAGAATGTTTCCCTGCCCGAGCCGGTGGCCGGGAGCCCGCCTGGACGCCGCCGACCCCCGCTCTCCGGCAGCCCCTTCCGGGAAGCCTCTTCTGACAGCCTCTTCCTGGAAGCCCCCTTCCGGCAGCCCCTTCCGGCAGCCCCTTCCGGGAAGCCCTCTTCCGGGAAGCCCTCTTCCAGAACCTCTTCCTGGAAGCTCCCTTCCAGCAGCCCCCTTCCGGCAGCCCCTTCCGGGAAGCCCTCTTCTAGCAGCCTTCTTCCGGAAAGCCCCCTTCCGGGAAGCCCTCTTCCGGCAGCTCCCTTCCAGCAGCCCCCTTCCGGCAGCCCCTTCCGGGAAGCCCTCTTCTGGCAGCCCCCTTCTGAGAAGCCCCTTCCAGCAGCCCCCTCCCGGCAGCCCCTTCCGGGAAGCCCCTTCTGGGAAGCCCTCTTCCTGGAAGCCCCCTTCCAGCAGCCCTCTTCTGGCAGCCCCTTCCGGGAAGCCCTCTTCCGGCAGCCTCTTCCGGGAAGCCCCCTTCCGGCAGACCCTTCCGGGAAGCCCTCTTCGGACAGCCTCTCCCTGGAAGCCCCCTTCCGGCAGCCCCCTTCCGGCAGCCTCTTCCTGGAAGCCCCTTCCGGGAAGCCCTCTTCTGGCAGCCCCCTTCCGGGAAGCCCCTTCCAGCAGCCCCGTCCCGGCAGCCCCTTCCGGGAAGCCCCTTCCGGGAAGCCCTCTTCTTGGAAGCCCCCTTCCGGCAGCCCCTTCCGGGAAGCCCTCTTCGGACAGCCTCTTCCTGGAAGCCCCCTTCCAGCAGCCCCCTCCCGGCAGCCCCCATCACGGGGCGCGCCCGCTGTCGGAGCCGCGAGGACCGGCCGGCTCTGGCTCTGCCCCGTTTCCGCGTCGGAGCCCGTGGAGTCCGCGGAACGCCTGCCCGCTGCTGCTGACGCAGACGGCCGCGCTGTCGGCCCCGGGACGCGGGAATCCCGCGGGTGGCGCCTGGGCCGGGCCGGCGCGCCGGGAGCCGCTGCAGTCGCTGCCCGTGTGCTGCTTGACACCCCGAG attaaagaacaaaaaattgtTGTGGATGAACTTTCTAACCTGA